The Rhodococcus sp. X156 genome window below encodes:
- a CDS encoding pyrimidine reductase family protein gives MTTPGAADSNQADLSDAELRALYAYPPELVRPWVRVNFVSSVDGAVSVDGRTAGLATPSDQKVFALLRELADVIVVGAGTARAEGYRGARTNPELRRAREARGQAPVPPIAVVTASGNLAADAPLFTDTTVAPLVITTTRGAEAHGDALRAAGAQVHTAGVERVEPATLLAVLAEQGLYRVLCEGGPTLFGDLVTADLVDEVCLTTAPLLALGGAGRIATGPAGEPRGLSLGHVLCDDDATMLLRWVRRR, from the coding sequence TTGACCACACCAGGCGCTGCCGACTCAAACCAGGCCGACCTGTCCGACGCCGAGCTGCGGGCGCTCTACGCCTACCCGCCGGAGCTGGTGCGGCCCTGGGTGCGGGTGAACTTCGTGAGCAGCGTGGACGGCGCGGTGAGCGTGGACGGTCGCACCGCCGGGCTGGCCACCCCGTCGGACCAGAAGGTGTTCGCGCTGCTGCGCGAGCTGGCCGACGTCATCGTGGTGGGTGCGGGCACCGCGCGGGCGGAGGGCTACCGCGGGGCCCGGACCAACCCGGAGCTGCGCCGCGCCCGGGAGGCCCGCGGCCAGGCGCCCGTGCCGCCGATCGCTGTGGTCACCGCCAGCGGGAACCTGGCCGCCGATGCCCCGCTGTTCACCGACACCACCGTGGCGCCGCTGGTCATCACCACCACCCGCGGTGCCGAGGCTCACGGCGACGCGCTGCGGGCCGCCGGTGCCCAGGTGCACACCGCCGGGGTGGAGCGGGTGGAGCCGGCCACCCTGCTGGCCGTGCTGGCCGAGCAGGGCCTGTACCGGGTGCTCTGCGAGGGCGGACCAACCCTGTTCGGCGACCTGGTGACCGCCGACCTGGTGGACGAGGTGTGCCTGACCACCGCACCGCTGCTCGCCCTGGGCGGCGCCGGGCGCATCGCCACCGGCCCCGCCGGCGAGCCGCGCGGCCTGTCGCTGGGGCACGTGCTCTGCGACGACGACGCCACCATGCTGCTGCGCTGGGTGCGCCGACGCTAG
- a CDS encoding alpha/beta hydrolase, protein MRRVPVIVLAAALVTAAVAGCSAGPSDRPTIAVRSDAPASPSPSPSPAAVPPLQAPVTDLTWRSCSSTWLQQTSPAPLPAGVTLECATLTAPVDDQLPDSLSLGLVRARTADTPREAAPVVLTTGADEPSGTALARWARADGAALLAQHPVVALDRRGLGTSDPVSCLSAAQRTDITTVDASGPDPSALDTIQQLGRTSTQSCTDVLSPAELGYDAAHAAGDLEVLRTAWKVDRLALLGLGDGAAVALRYSIAHPDHVSRLVLDSPASYGADAATMAKEQATGAEAALRAFSTQCAATQCPAGPDATATVLDVLNQARARNGLPAAGGSLAAGAIPGLLARALSSPDGARALPAALERARAGDGTALAQLGSTGAPPGQVDAELVARCSDVALRPSAEQVSTLLAQWRTEMPVFGADAAARLLLCLSWPTPATAPQVRELGAVPPVLVLAPAADPVAGPSGAPAAVTSVQQAGSDATLVRWQGYGHPVLPASACARTAVAAYLADGTRPQAGTICPA, encoded by the coding sequence GTGAGACGCGTCCCCGTGATCGTGCTGGCGGCAGCGCTGGTGACCGCCGCCGTCGCCGGGTGCAGCGCCGGCCCCTCCGACCGTCCCACCATCGCCGTCCGCAGCGATGCGCCGGCCTCCCCGAGCCCCAGCCCGAGCCCCGCCGCCGTCCCGCCGCTGCAGGCCCCGGTCACCGACCTCACCTGGCGCAGCTGCTCCAGCACCTGGCTGCAGCAGACCTCCCCCGCGCCGCTGCCCGCCGGGGTGACGCTGGAGTGCGCCACGCTCACGGCGCCGGTGGACGACCAGCTGCCGGACAGCCTCAGCCTGGGACTGGTGCGGGCCCGCACCGCCGACACCCCCCGCGAGGCGGCGCCGGTCGTGCTCACCACCGGCGCGGACGAGCCCTCCGGCACCGCCCTGGCGCGGTGGGCCCGGGCTGACGGAGCCGCGCTGCTGGCCCAGCACCCGGTGGTGGCGCTGGATCGTCGCGGCCTGGGCACCTCCGACCCGGTGTCCTGCCTGTCCGCCGCCCAGCGCACCGACATCACCACCGTGGACGCCTCCGGCCCCGACCCTTCCGCGCTGGACACCATCCAGCAGCTGGGTCGCACCAGCACCCAGTCCTGCACCGACGTGCTGAGCCCGGCGGAGCTGGGGTACGACGCCGCCCACGCCGCCGGCGACCTGGAGGTGCTGCGGACGGCATGGAAGGTGGACCGGCTGGCGCTGCTGGGCCTGGGCGACGGCGCCGCCGTGGCGCTGCGCTACAGCATCGCCCACCCCGACCACGTGTCGCGGCTGGTGCTGGACTCCCCCGCCTCCTACGGAGCCGACGCCGCCACAATGGCCAAGGAGCAGGCCACCGGCGCTGAGGCGGCGCTGCGGGCGTTCAGCACCCAGTGCGCGGCCACCCAGTGCCCCGCCGGGCCGGACGCCACCGCCACCGTGCTGGACGTGCTCAACCAGGCGCGCGCCCGCAACGGCCTGCCGGCGGCCGGGGGCAGCCTCGCCGCCGGGGCCATCCCCGGCCTCCTCGCTCGGGCGCTGTCCAGCCCCGACGGGGCGCGGGCCCTGCCGGCGGCGCTGGAGCGGGCCCGGGCCGGCGACGGCACCGCGCTGGCACAGCTGGGCTCCACCGGCGCGCCGCCGGGGCAGGTGGACGCCGAGCTCGTCGCCCGGTGCAGCGACGTGGCGCTGCGGCCCTCCGCCGAGCAGGTCTCCACCCTGCTGGCCCAGTGGCGCACCGAGATGCCGGTGTTCGGCGCCGACGCAGCGGCCCGGCTGCTGCTGTGCCTGTCCTGGCCCACCCCCGCCACCGCCCCACAGGTGCGTGAGCTCGGCGCCGTCCCGCCGGTGCTGGTGCTGGCACCCGCCGCCGACCCCGTCGCCGGGCCCAGCGGCGCCCCGGCCGCAGTGACCAGCGTGCAGCAGGCCGGCAG
- the zapE gene encoding cell division protein ZapE, giving the protein MPDHLVDRRPHLNQDELVAAMVPPGRFGDVRFETYRPDPDEPSQTAAVEAAQAFARQINEQQTGKRGLFGRKAKTVTGAGLYFDGGFGVGKTHLLASLWHEVPSPKTFGTFVELTHLVGALGFAATVERLSTHRLLAIDEFELDDPGDTMVITRLLAELSAAGVNVAATSNTLPGQLGEGRFAAQDFLREIKTMSDRFTVLRVDGPDYRHRDLPPAPDPVSEEELVAAAEAIPGATLDSFDDLCAHLATLHPSRYGALVRDLPAVHLSGVHAAADQAMALRLVVFADRLYDADIPVTVSGAPLDKIFTEEMLNGGYRKKYLRATSRLVALSRLEAAV; this is encoded by the coding sequence ATGCCTGACCACCTCGTCGACCGCCGTCCGCACCTGAACCAGGACGAGCTGGTCGCCGCCATGGTGCCCCCGGGACGCTTCGGTGACGTGCGCTTCGAGACCTACCGCCCCGACCCGGACGAGCCGAGCCAGACGGCGGCCGTGGAGGCCGCCCAGGCCTTCGCCCGGCAGATCAACGAGCAGCAGACCGGCAAGCGGGGTCTGTTCGGCCGCAAGGCCAAGACTGTCACCGGTGCGGGTCTGTACTTCGACGGCGGTTTCGGCGTGGGCAAGACCCACCTCCTCGCCTCGCTGTGGCACGAGGTGCCCAGCCCGAAGACCTTCGGGACCTTTGTCGAGCTGACCCACCTGGTGGGGGCGCTCGGCTTCGCGGCCACCGTGGAGCGGCTGTCCACCCACCGCCTGCTGGCGATCGACGAGTTCGAGCTGGACGACCCGGGCGACACGATGGTCATCACGCGCCTGCTCGCCGAGCTGAGCGCCGCCGGCGTCAACGTCGCGGCCACCTCCAACACGCTGCCCGGCCAGCTCGGTGAGGGCCGCTTCGCCGCGCAGGACTTCCTGCGCGAGATCAAGACGATGTCCGACCGCTTCACGGTGCTGCGCGTGGACGGGCCCGACTACCGCCACCGCGACCTGCCGCCGGCGCCCGACCCGGTCTCCGAGGAGGAGCTGGTGGCCGCCGCGGAGGCCATCCCCGGCGCCACGCTGGACTCCTTCGACGACCTGTGCGCCCACCTGGCCACGCTGCACCCCTCCCGCTACGGCGCGCTGGTCCGCGACCTGCCGGCTGTGCACCTCTCCGGCGTGCACGCCGCTGCCGACCAGGCGATGGCGCTGCGGCTGGTGGTGTTCGCCGACCGGCTCTACGACGCCGACATCCCGGTCACCGTCTCCGGTGCCCCGCTGGACAAGATCTTCACCGAGGAGATGCTCAACGGCGGCTACCGCAAGAAGTACCTGCGGGCGACGTCGCGGCTGGTCGCGCTGTCTCGCCTCGAGGCTGCCGTCTAG